The DNA window AAACGCGAGCATGATCCAGATGTTCTTTACAGGGCGGTAATTCTTACCGCTTCACTTATGGAGTCTCTTCTTACCCGCGGAAATATGTCTATCGCGCTGCAAGCCGGGAATATCCTTAGCAATCTTCAGTCTATGCAGTATCCAAGGACTGAACTGGAAGCAGCCAGAAAACGATCTCTTTCTGAAGCCCAGAGGAAACTTGATACCCTATCGGCAGCTGAAGCACTGGTTCCCAGACTGCTTTCAGATGACATGAACATTTCAAAGGAAGCCGCTCAACTGGCTGCTATTTTACCGCCCGATAATCTTGTTTCACAGCTTGTAAATATTTTCAACGAAGACAACAGACGTCTCAGAGCAAAAGCATTTAAAATTCTTCTAAGCATGGGGAAAAGGGGTCTTTCTCCTATTCACGGTAAACTCAAGGATATAGTCACCGCTTTTAACTCCCAGGTAGACAAAGCAACGTTCAGTCTTCCTGATTCTGACTGGTATACAGCCCGAAACATGATACAGGTTCTCCGAGATATCGGGTCGTCTTCGAGTGAAACTGTCCTTGCGGATCTATGCAGAATCCCGGATCATAGAATAAGACGTGAATGTCTTCTTGCTTTGATAAAAAGTTCAAACACTACCGCTGAAAGCCTCGCGCTTCATCTTATTTCGGATGAATCAATTGATGTTTCCGTAATCGCTCTGAACATCCTCACAAAGCAGGCTGCTTTCAATCCTGCCTACATTCCGAAGCTAACTTCCGCTTTTCGCAAGAATAAGCAGATCAGACCGGAGATCATGGATTCTTTCAGCATTCTTGGTAAAAATGAGCAGGTCAGGGATTTCCTTCTGAAATGCTTGAATGAAGGGGAGTCCGGTCAACTGTTTGAAGACTCAAACCTTGCTTCCGGAGCTTTCCTGATACTCAAAAGATATGGTGGTAGCAAAGAACTGACTGTTCTTGAGAAACTGCTTTCTAATGTTGAAGGCGGTTTCTTTAAGAAAAGTAGAATCAATCGACAGCTTCTCCAGAAGCTGAAGGATGTGATTCTTACGTTGAAACTGTCTTCCGATGTAATCGAGACCGAGGAGAGTAAACCGGAAAAACCGGACGATGATGAAATCACTATTCTTGGAAATTTTCAATCCTGAGACAGCAAGTATTAACATCACTGTTCTTTCCTGCTTCATTACGAGCTACTGAGCCAAACACCCCTAGACTTTCGATCCCAAAAAGCTCCTTAAGAAAGGGGTTCAGTTTTCTCAG is part of the Candidatus Aegiribacteria sp. genome and encodes:
- a CDS encoding nucleotidyltransferase domain-containing protein, with protein sequence LRKLNPFLKELFGIESLGVFGSVARNEAGKNSDVNTCCLRIENFQE